The following are encoded together in the Diabrotica undecimpunctata isolate CICGRU chromosome 7, icDiaUnde3, whole genome shotgun sequence genome:
- the LOC140446790 gene encoding uncharacterized protein, producing the protein MNTIVLFVVLSIAVSASAQTERTLHMLVKVRNVESGQLVGVDTANQGRNMVYAREGLQYYDWILEPDCFPNTNAPSYHLRLAANTNFRWNHARECRTKNTEVIIYNLGTETKYNNYFRYDPQLETITVCDSNCVYVDPTSQELKSSNRCENRNDKFEILFQGLADYTSTSQVNLDCFQQEA; encoded by the exons CACAAACTGAGCGCACACTGCATATGCTGGTTAAAGTTCGAAATGTAGAATCTGGTCAACTAGTTGGTGTTGATACTGCAAATCAGGGGCGTAATATGGTATACGCAAGGGAAGGATTGCAGTATTACGATTGGATACTCGAACCAGATTGTTTTCCAAATACGAATGCTCCATCCTATCATCTACGTTTAGCAGCTAATACTAA CTTCAGATGGAATCACGCAAGAGAGTGCAGGACTAAAAATACTGAGGTCATAATATATAATTTAGGAACGGagacaaaatataataattacttcCGATACGATCCACAGCTTGAAACCATTACCGTCTGTGATAGCAATTGCGTTTATGTTGATCCCACAAGCCAAGAACTCAAATCCTCAAACCGCTGTGAAAATAGAAATGATAAGTTCGAAATTTTATTCCAAGGGCTAGCAGACTATACGTCGACATCCCAAGTAAACTTGGACTGTTTCCAACAGGAAGCTTAG